The following are encoded in a window of Candidatus Rokuibacteriota bacterium genomic DNA:
- a CDS encoding histidine phosphatase family protein, producing the protein MRLILIRHADAGDPDPQRYPDDRLRPLTAEGRRAHEVIARGLARMGLTPTHLLTSPLARARETAAITAQALGWTGSIEPVECLGDRFTVADLLEHLARYPDDSTVVCVGHEPHLSRFAATLLHPEGALKIGLAKSGVIALEFAGKPAPGAGRLLFLLPPRELLRLLE; encoded by the coding sequence TTGAGGCTGATCCTGATCCGTCACGCCGACGCCGGCGATCCTGACCCGCAGCGGTATCCGGACGATCGTCTGCGCCCGCTGACGGCGGAGGGGCGCCGCGCGCACGAGGTCATCGCGCGGGGCCTGGCGCGGATGGGGCTCACTCCGACCCATCTCCTGACGAGCCCGCTCGCCCGGGCTCGGGAAACGGCCGCGATTACCGCTCAGGCGCTAGGCTGGACGGGTTCGATCGAGCCCGTGGAGTGTCTGGGGGACCGCTTCACCGTGGCCGATCTTCTCGAGCACCTCGCGCGCTACCCCGACGACTCGACCGTCGTCTGCGTCGGACACGAGCCCCATCTCTCCCGCTTCGCCGCCACGCTCCTGCATCCCGAGGGTGCGCTGAAGATCGGGCTCGCCAAGAGCGGGGTGATCGCTCTCGAGTTCGCGGGGAAGCCGGCGCCGGGAGCGGGCCGCCTCCTCTTCCTCCTCCCGCCCCGCGAGCTGCTCCGCCTTCTGGAGTGA